Proteins from a single region of Candidatus Hydrogenedentota bacterium:
- a CDS encoding DUF3488 domain-containing protein, with amino-acid sequence MDSPHTPLLRRSTSVFVFAGYLALAAVPQVGPAILLIPILALSFWRTGERLDANHPIYGVLSRAITIAYFCFLPLSLVELDLLPTVVMLVIYIQCYTLVHVKQVRNYYHLFLMSLFLLLAACVLTPDPIIGLILLIFLVSAVWANMALRIVMEELACGKGSDVELVSLDYMLHHAYRDQPQDKGSSMPAVAASLSVAVIVFTTLWFFLTPRIEAGVLGRNQVDNQTVGVGDTVDLESGGLISDDQTPVMLVQFPDEPDGQIQNIDWLYWRVTTQNTYGDNRWDNMPVRLLEPGVKNLSQGQRNENGEVRRLERFMRPNATVVHQVVYMDDVPRNGVPVLDLVQRVRVDDKAKGIEVVWGRDNDFTVRLRKEGSRRLNYEAWSEVGEPDMEELRKIPLDFSEMDPTDLEVLTLSPLSEESIELARNLMQDRPTLYDKVLSIQNFLSGPDFLYSLDDSATQGRSVIDEFVLRDRKGHCEKFATAMALLVRSQGIPARVVLGYRGGEWNDSDRTYTIRANMAHLWVEVWFPTAGWIKFDPSPRSDDAPGSGLSRLTMLASRGLLKAKMFWFREVVGFDRAAQVERLQNFSIGVIQGFRGKTETADGEQVTGTMGMLGFVTPLIVLTGLLVGLVLAIVRVRWVPLPRNLPLNAQQLRVVRLYLLLRRHLQRFGVVCAGKTAEELCAELHGPRWGAPAEALRTIELYNQVRFGNLTPDALDLSALRRSVLAIRPVED; translated from the coding sequence ATGGATAGTCCCCACACTCCATTGCTGCGGCGTTCCACGTCCGTGTTCGTGTTTGCCGGTTACCTGGCCCTGGCCGCGGTGCCCCAGGTGGGTCCCGCCATTCTGCTCATTCCCATTCTGGCCCTGTCCTTCTGGCGCACGGGCGAACGACTGGACGCGAATCACCCGATCTATGGCGTGCTGTCCCGGGCGATCACCATCGCCTATTTCTGTTTCCTGCCCTTGAGTCTTGTCGAGCTGGACTTGCTCCCGACCGTGGTCATGCTGGTGATCTACATTCAGTGTTATACGCTGGTGCACGTCAAGCAGGTGAGGAACTACTACCATCTTTTTCTCATGTCGCTGTTCCTCCTGCTCGCGGCGTGCGTACTGACGCCCGACCCGATTATCGGTTTAATTCTGCTCATTTTTCTGGTCAGCGCGGTGTGGGCCAACATGGCCCTGCGTATCGTGATGGAGGAACTCGCCTGCGGCAAGGGTTCCGACGTCGAGTTGGTGTCGCTCGACTACATGCTGCACCACGCCTATCGGGATCAGCCTCAGGACAAAGGCTCCTCCATGCCGGCCGTAGCGGCGTCTCTCTCGGTGGCCGTGATCGTTTTCACCACGCTCTGGTTCTTCCTCACGCCCCGAATCGAGGCGGGCGTACTGGGCAGAAATCAGGTGGACAATCAAACGGTCGGCGTGGGTGATACGGTGGATCTGGAATCCGGCGGCCTCATCAGTGACGATCAGACGCCGGTGATGCTGGTGCAGTTTCCCGATGAACCGGACGGGCAGATACAGAACATTGACTGGCTGTACTGGCGGGTCACGACTCAGAACACATACGGGGACAATCGCTGGGACAACATGCCGGTTCGCTTGCTGGAACCCGGGGTGAAGAATCTCTCCCAGGGGCAGCGCAACGAAAACGGCGAGGTTCGGCGCCTGGAGCGCTTCATGCGACCCAACGCGACGGTCGTGCATCAGGTGGTTTACATGGACGACGTGCCCCGAAATGGTGTGCCCGTGCTGGATCTGGTGCAACGGGTGCGCGTGGACGACAAGGCGAAGGGTATCGAAGTGGTCTGGGGCCGCGACAACGACTTTACGGTGCGGCTGAGGAAGGAAGGCTCACGACGCCTGAACTACGAAGCCTGGTCGGAAGTGGGCGAGCCGGATATGGAAGAGCTCAGAAAGATCCCCCTTGATTTCAGTGAGATGGACCCGACCGATCTTGAGGTGCTGACGCTCAGCCCGCTGAGTGAAGAATCCATTGAGCTGGCCCGGAATCTGATGCAGGACAGGCCCACCCTGTACGACAAGGTGCTTTCGATTCAGAACTTTCTGTCTGGGCCGGACTTTCTGTACTCGCTCGACGACAGCGCAACGCAGGGGCGCTCGGTCATTGATGAATTTGTACTGCGGGACCGGAAAGGGCACTGCGAGAAATTTGCCACCGCCATGGCGCTACTGGTGCGGAGTCAGGGTATTCCAGCCCGTGTCGTTCTCGGGTACCGGGGCGGTGAGTGGAATGATTCCGATAGGACCTACACCATTCGCGCCAACATGGCTCACTTGTGGGTGGAGGTGTGGTTCCCCACGGCCGGGTGGATCAAGTTTGATCCATCTCCGCGCAGCGACGATGCGCCGGGCAGCGGTTTGAGTCGGTTGACCATGCTGGCGTCCCGGGGTCTGTTGAAAGCCAAGATGTTCTGGTTTCGCGAGGTGGTGGGCTTTGATCGGGCGGCGCAGGTGGAGCGGCTTCAAAATTTTTCGATCGGGGTGATACAGGGCTTCCGTGGTAAGACCGAGACGGCGGACGGCGAGCAAGTGACGGGCACGATGGGCATGTTGGGTTTCGTAACCCCCCTTATTGTACTTACTGGCCTCCTGGTGGGGCTTGTCCTGGCCATTGTTCGCGTGCGCTGGGTTCCCTTACCCAGGAATCTTCCCCTGAACGCGCAGCAACTTCGCGTCGTTCGCCTCTACCTCCTCCTGCGGCGGCACCTCCAGCGTTTCGGCGTGGTGTGTGCGGGAAAGACGGCGGAAGAGTTGTGCGCCGAACTTCACGGCCCGCGCTGGGGCGCACCGGCGGAAGCGCTCCGAACCATCGAACTCTACAATCAGGTGCGCTTCGGCAACCTCACGCCGGACGCGTTGGATCTCTCCGCGCTGCGCCGGTCAGTTCTCGCCATTCGCCCGGTGGAGGATTGA
- a CDS encoding DUF58 domain-containing protein has translation MSKPTVNKKRKVRMRATGWGFCIILFPILLAAWNTGANLLYIVVGGLISFVVLSACCAFLALRDVELQRNAPKAAYRKQPFQVHLRIENRRRWFSAISVRIERSGATTAALGYVLKIPPGQAARLAVEEVQDRRGLYILEPYRLVTGFPFGLIETSVQFEDTAEILVYPRVYPVRTNALERIPTASQASTQASEDGDEFFALREYIVGDDIRRIVWRISARMGKWIVRELARYNSRLVILALDTTMDPSQENFNDSFEEAVELTASVAIMLLRRRYEVSIVTPEVFLAGGEGKGHERHVLRMLAQVAPTDGAQPFSEKLAALDVVDSMVFHVSPDPDKWGTQARHGRVLDPRELVHG, from the coding sequence ATGAGTAAGCCGACGGTGAACAAGAAGCGAAAGGTGCGAATGCGCGCCACGGGATGGGGATTCTGTATTATCCTCTTCCCGATACTTCTGGCCGCCTGGAATACCGGCGCCAACCTGCTCTACATCGTCGTCGGCGGATTAATCAGTTTCGTTGTTCTCTCCGCGTGTTGTGCTTTCCTCGCCTTGCGCGATGTGGAGTTGCAGCGGAATGCACCCAAAGCCGCGTATCGGAAGCAACCCTTTCAGGTACATCTTCGGATTGAGAATCGGCGGCGTTGGTTCTCGGCCATTTCGGTCCGAATCGAGCGTTCGGGCGCGACGACCGCCGCCCTGGGTTATGTCCTGAAGATTCCGCCCGGGCAGGCCGCACGCCTGGCGGTGGAGGAAGTCCAGGACCGGCGCGGACTTTACATCCTGGAACCGTACCGGCTGGTAACGGGCTTTCCCTTTGGACTGATCGAGACCTCGGTCCAGTTCGAGGACACGGCCGAGATTCTGGTGTATCCCCGCGTCTATCCCGTGCGCACCAACGCGCTGGAACGCATCCCGACGGCTTCGCAAGCTTCGACCCAGGCCAGCGAAGACGGCGACGAGTTCTTCGCCCTCAGGGAGTACATTGTGGGCGACGACATCCGCCGAATTGTGTGGCGCATAAGCGCGCGCATGGGCAAGTGGATCGTGCGGGAACTGGCGCGATACAACTCACGGCTGGTCATACTCGCGCTGGACACGACGATGGATCCCTCGCAGGAGAATTTCAACGACTCTTTCGAGGAAGCGGTGGAGCTTACCGCATCGGTGGCCATCATGTTGCTCAGGCGGCGCTATGAAGTTTCCATCGTCACCCCGGAGGTGTTCCTGGCGGGGGGGGAAGGGAAGGGCCACGAACGGCACGTATTGCGCATGCTGGCCCAAGTTGCGCCGACCGACGGCGCGCAACCCTTCTCCGAGAAACTTGCCGCGCTGGACGTGGTGGATTCCATGGTGTTTCACGTGTCGCCTGATCCGGATAAATGGGGTACCCAGGCGCGACATGGAAGGGTGCTGGACCCTCGGGAGCTTGTTCATGGATAG
- a CDS encoding MoxR family ATPase, giving the protein MDPNVAAQIQKLLDNMEQVVYGKHEVVKMCVIGLLARGHILIEDVPGIGKTTIAQSIARSLDCTFNRVQFTSDMLPSDIIGVSMLDPKTNDFEFRKGPIFASIVLADEVNRTPPKTQSALLEAMSENQISIDGRTYPLPQPFMVLATQNPIEYEGTYVLPESQLDRFSLRVEMGYPPPADEIRIMRRRNPQKAIHDLDPVLTVEEILALQERVGEIIVDDSVARYMLAIVQGTRTHEQVQLGASPRGSLAFYEVCQARALVEGRDYVTPGDVKEMAVPVLSHRLLVKSRGADLSMAAQERARVIREILKRTEVPV; this is encoded by the coding sequence ATGGATCCGAACGTAGCTGCGCAGATTCAGAAATTACTGGACAACATGGAGCAGGTTGTCTATGGCAAACACGAAGTAGTAAAGATGTGCGTCATCGGGCTGCTTGCCCGGGGGCACATTCTGATCGAAGACGTGCCCGGTATCGGCAAGACGACCATCGCGCAGAGCATAGCCCGTTCGCTGGACTGCACCTTCAATCGGGTTCAGTTCACGAGCGACATGCTTCCTTCCGACATCATCGGCGTGTCGATGCTGGATCCCAAGACGAATGATTTCGAATTCAGAAAAGGGCCGATCTTCGCCAGTATCGTGCTGGCCGACGAGGTAAACCGCACCCCGCCAAAGACTCAGAGCGCCCTGTTGGAGGCCATGAGCGAGAATCAAATCTCGATCGACGGGCGAACCTACCCACTGCCCCAGCCCTTCATGGTGCTGGCCACCCAGAATCCCATTGAGTACGAGGGGACCTACGTGTTGCCCGAATCCCAGTTGGACCGTTTTTCGCTCCGGGTGGAGATGGGCTATCCGCCGCCCGCCGACGAAATTCGCATCATGCGGCGGCGCAACCCGCAGAAGGCCATTCATGACTTGGACCCGGTGCTCACGGTGGAGGAAATCCTCGCGCTTCAGGAACGCGTGGGCGAGATAATCGTGGACGATTCGGTGGCCCGCTATATGCTCGCTATTGTTCAGGGCACCCGTACGCACGAGCAGGTTCAGCTCGGCGCCAGTCCCCGCGGCTCGCTGGCGTTCTACGAGGTATGCCAGGCCCGTGCGCTGGTGGAGGGACGGGATTACGTCACGCCGGGCGACGTCAAGGAGATGGCCGTACCCGTGTTGAGCCACCGACTGCTGGTCAAATCCCGAGGCGCGGATCTCTCCATGGCCGCGCAGGAGCGCGCGCGGGTGATCCGCGAGATTCTCAAGCGGACCGAAGTGCCCGTCTGA
- a CDS encoding dienelactone hydrolase family protein, which translates to MVDLRALKDAASWSRARKEIVESVNQVLGQRIAKRADLQLSVVDELEFPNYIRQRVNYFVDDWTRVSAWMFVPREVEDAPAILCCHRACRQGKDEPAGLEGNGRMAFAAHYAELGYITLAPDSVTAGERVSSRSEAYNTDLFYKDHPKASLLGKMLDDHLHALDVLEGDRRVDSARIGVIGHGLGGTNALMLAATDGRVQCCVASCGFTRFSTDPGVARWAAEDGIKLLPRLKDAIDSGQFEFDWEHLLAMAAPSALLVITALGDSAYANPESCGDAVEQVERLYKYFGAPRAIEHFTHDDGDQMTYEGLDAADDWFERWL; encoded by the coding sequence ATGGTAGACCTCAGAGCGCTGAAAGACGCGGCCAGTTGGTCGCGGGCGCGAAAAGAGATTGTGGAATCGGTAAATCAGGTTCTGGGTCAACGAATCGCCAAACGTGCGGACTTGCAGCTCAGCGTGGTGGATGAATTGGAGTTTCCGAACTACATCCGCCAGCGCGTGAACTATTTTGTGGACGACTGGACGCGGGTATCGGCCTGGATGTTCGTGCCCCGGGAGGTTGAAGATGCGCCCGCAATCCTGTGTTGCCATCGGGCCTGCCGACAGGGAAAGGACGAGCCCGCTGGACTGGAGGGAAACGGCCGGATGGCCTTTGCAGCCCACTACGCCGAACTGGGATATATCACCCTTGCGCCGGACAGCGTGACGGCGGGAGAGCGCGTTTCGAGCCGGTCTGAAGCTTACAATACCGACCTCTTCTACAAGGACCATCCGAAGGCTTCTCTACTAGGCAAAATGCTGGACGATCACCTTCATGCGCTGGACGTGCTGGAGGGGGATCGTCGGGTGGATTCGGCGCGGATCGGTGTCATCGGCCATGGACTGGGCGGAACGAACGCGCTGATGCTGGCCGCGACTGATGGACGGGTTCAGTGTTGCGTGGCGAGTTGCGGGTTCACCCGTTTTTCGACTGATCCCGGTGTGGCCCGATGGGCGGCGGAAGATGGTATCAAGCTCCTTCCCCGGTTGAAAGACGCGATAGACAGCGGCCAGTTCGAGTTTGACTGGGAGCATCTGCTGGCCATGGCCGCGCCGAGCGCGCTGCTGGTGATTACCGCTCTGGGAGACTCGGCCTACGCGAATCCGGAGAGTTGTGGGGATGCGGTGGAGCAGGTGGAGCGCTTGTACAAGTATTTTGGCGCGCCGCGCGCCATCGAGCATTTTACCCATGATGACGGGGATCAGATGACTTATGAAGGGCTTGACGCGGCGGACGACTGGTTCGAGCGCTGGCTTTGA
- the ligA gene encoding NAD-dependent DNA ligase LigA produces the protein MNESTPQPDLEVIAHYGALKAELQRHNHLYYTQAAPEITDQAFDALMRELEALEAAYPGLQEPDSPTLRVGGAPLGYFETAAHRVPMLSIDNTYSDAELRDFDARVRKGLDGEAPAYVAELKLDGIAISLVYENRVLARAVTRGDGVQGDVITENVRTIKMLPLRLPDHAPADLEVRGEVFMTTQELKRLNVLREAAGEEPYRNPRNTTAGTLKQLDSREVAKRSLSINLYDIVPQEDQTPISHQETLALLKSCGLPVNEHSRPCADIEEAIAVCAEWSTRRFDLDYEIDGMVIKVDDPEQRKRLGTRSKSPRWVIAYKFPAEVGRTLLRDITVQVGKSGALTPVAELDPVPLAGTIVKRASLYNFEDLAKKDLRIGDTVEVQKAGEIIPQVLRFVPELRAPDSVPYPIPTACPECRTEAHKDPDDAVLRCLNLACPAQVKERLTHFASRAAMDIEGLGPALIEQLVNRANVHDPADLYQLDAATLSNLERMAAKSANNLVTAIEASKSRTLKHLLYGLGIRHVGSRLAEILAEHFGSMDALMAAQLDELKGVEEVGEVVAQSVVDFFDLPANQSLVARLRDSGLCMTEQRRDASEMNEHIAGKTFVVTGALSQFTRDEIHERIKALGGKASGSISAKTDYLIAGEKAGSKLAKAESLGVPVLTEDDFQRMLGGSS, from the coding sequence ATGAACGAGTCCACGCCCCAACCCGATCTTGAAGTTATCGCCCATTATGGGGCGCTGAAAGCCGAACTTCAGCGCCACAACCACCTGTATTACACACAGGCGGCCCCGGAGATAACGGATCAGGCCTTCGACGCGCTCATGCGGGAACTGGAAGCCCTGGAGGCGGCTTACCCCGGACTCCAGGAACCCGATTCACCCACCCTGCGGGTCGGGGGTGCACCCCTGGGCTACTTCGAGACGGCGGCCCATCGTGTTCCCATGCTCTCCATCGACAACACCTACAGCGATGCGGAACTACGGGACTTCGACGCGAGGGTGCGCAAAGGGCTGGACGGTGAGGCCCCCGCCTATGTGGCGGAATTGAAGCTGGACGGTATCGCCATCTCTCTCGTCTACGAGAATCGCGTGCTCGCGCGCGCCGTTACGCGCGGCGACGGGGTCCAGGGTGATGTGATCACGGAGAATGTTCGCACCATAAAAATGCTTCCGTTGCGCCTGCCCGACCACGCGCCGGCCGATCTGGAGGTGCGCGGTGAAGTCTTCATGACCACCCAGGAGCTGAAACGCCTGAACGTGCTACGCGAGGCCGCCGGCGAAGAGCCCTACCGCAACCCGCGCAATACTACGGCCGGTACCTTGAAGCAGTTGGATTCGCGTGAAGTGGCGAAACGCAGTCTTTCCATAAACCTCTATGACATTGTGCCTCAGGAAGACCAGACGCCGATATCTCATCAGGAGACCCTGGCCCTGCTGAAGTCCTGCGGGCTGCCGGTAAACGAGCACAGCCGACCCTGTGCGGATATTGAGGAGGCCATCGCCGTCTGCGCGGAATGGTCCACACGCCGCTTCGACCTCGACTATGAGATCGACGGCATGGTCATTAAAGTGGACGATCCCGAGCAGCGCAAGCGTCTGGGCACCCGTTCCAAGTCGCCGCGCTGGGTGATTGCCTACAAATTTCCGGCGGAAGTGGGCCGCACCCTTCTGCGCGATATTACCGTTCAAGTGGGCAAGTCCGGCGCGTTGACCCCGGTGGCCGAGTTGGACCCCGTCCCCCTGGCGGGTACCATCGTCAAACGCGCTTCCCTCTACAACTTCGAAGATTTGGCCAAGAAAGACCTGCGCATCGGCGATACGGTCGAAGTGCAGAAGGCGGGCGAGATCATTCCCCAGGTGCTCCGCTTTGTGCCCGAACTGCGCGCCCCGGACAGTGTCCCCTACCCCATTCCCACGGCCTGTCCCGAATGCCGAACCGAGGCCCACAAGGATCCGGACGACGCGGTGCTGCGCTGCCTCAATCTGGCCTGCCCCGCCCAGGTGAAGGAACGCCTGACCCACTTCGCCAGTCGCGCCGCCATGGATATCGAGGGGCTGGGCCCGGCGCTGATTGAGCAGCTCGTAAACCGGGCAAACGTCCACGATCCGGCGGATCTCTACCAGCTTGATGCGGCGACGCTGTCGAACTTGGAGCGCATGGCGGCGAAATCGGCCAACAATCTTGTGACGGCGATTGAAGCGAGCAAATCACGCACCCTGAAGCACCTGCTTTATGGTCTGGGCATTCGCCACGTGGGCAGCCGACTGGCGGAGATTCTGGCGGAGCACTTCGGCTCCATGGACGCACTCATGGCCGCCCAACTTGACGAGTTGAAGGGCGTCGAGGAGGTGGGCGAAGTCGTGGCGCAAAGCGTGGTGGATTTCTTTGACCTGCCGGCGAACCAGTCCCTCGTCGCGCGACTTCGTGACAGCGGGCTCTGTATGACCGAGCAACGGCGCGACGCTTCGGAAATGAATGAGCACATCGCAGGAAAAACCTTTGTCGTCACCGGTGCGCTGAGTCAGTTTACCCGGGACGAGATCCACGAGCGGATCAAGGCCCTCGGCGGCAAGGCTTCCGGCAGCATCAGCGCAAAGACGGATTACCTCATCGCGGGTGAAAAAGCGGGCTCCAAACTTGCCAAGGCCGAGTCCCTCGGGGTGCCCGTGCTCACCGAAGACGATTTCCAGCGCATGCTTGGCGGGTCTTCATGA
- a CDS encoding ABC transporter permease encodes MNPLHIQAPPTLDRESGKALWERILKQPLEKGAQVSLDLGDTTVMDSLGGAWLVKIAEHLDRKDARLRLEGHSGKVAEMVNMVEPALLPRPRNTGPRPGFFETFGGHAIEWYTEFKDFVELCIDAIYWTILAPLEGRGFRWGILIDEIHEMGVRAIQIVCLMNFLLGLIIAMLMAKQAESYGISIFVADIIMIGFARELAAIMTAVVVSARTGAAIAAEIATMQVQEEIDALRGMGLNVNQFLVAPKLLSLLIVLPCLVALGMVSGIFGGALWGVYVLGFQPSIWFNQTLNSAHMGDLFQGFSKTIIFSLGIVLIGCHNGFRVSGGSRGVGLMTTRAVVMDIFMLITCDIVFAAIFYYVWP; translated from the coding sequence ATGAACCCCCTCCATATTCAAGCACCGCCCACCCTCGATCGGGAGAGCGGAAAGGCCCTGTGGGAACGAATCCTGAAGCAACCTCTGGAGAAAGGCGCTCAGGTCTCTCTCGATCTCGGCGACACGACGGTCATGGACTCTCTCGGGGGCGCGTGGCTGGTCAAGATTGCCGAGCACCTGGACCGGAAGGACGCGCGACTCCGCCTGGAAGGCCATTCCGGCAAGGTGGCGGAGATGGTGAACATGGTGGAACCCGCGCTCCTGCCCCGCCCCCGCAACACGGGTCCACGCCCCGGATTCTTTGAAACCTTTGGCGGCCATGCCATCGAATGGTATACAGAATTCAAAGATTTTGTGGAACTGTGCATAGACGCGATCTACTGGACCATCCTCGCGCCGCTGGAGGGTCGGGGTTTTCGCTGGGGTATCCTTATCGACGAAATTCACGAGATGGGTGTCCGGGCCATCCAGATTGTCTGCCTCATGAACTTCCTGCTCGGGCTGATCATCGCCATGCTCATGGCGAAGCAGGCGGAGTCCTACGGCATCTCCATTTTTGTGGCCGATATCATCATGATCGGCTTCGCGCGCGAACTGGCCGCCATTATGACGGCCGTGGTGGTCTCGGCACGCACCGGAGCCGCCATCGCCGCCGAGATCGCCACCATGCAGGTACAGGAAGAGATCGACGCCCTTCGCGGTATGGGCCTGAACGTCAACCAGTTTCTCGTTGCCCCCAAGCTGCTTTCCCTGCTGATTGTTCTGCCCTGCCTCGTTGCCCTTGGCATGGTGTCGGGAATCTTCGGCGGGGCCCTCTGGGGCGTCTATGTGCTCGGTTTTCAGCCCTCCATCTGGTTCAATCAGACGCTGAACTCCGCCCACATGGGCGATCTCTTCCAGGGTTTCTCCAAGACCATCATTTTCTCCCTCGGTATCGTGCTCATCGGCTGCCACAACGGTTTTCGGGTTTCCGGCGGTTCCCGCGGTGTGGGCCTCATGACCACCCGCGCCGTCGTGATGGACATTTTCATGTTGATCACGTGCGACATCGTGTTTGCGGCCATCTTCTACTACGTGTGGCCCTGA
- a CDS encoding ABC transporter ATP-binding protein, with amino-acid sequence MDRHGETVRATPIIEVKNLITYYGETLILDDVSCAVYPGEIFVIIGGSGCGKTTLLRHMCGLLRASAGSIVYRDQDLTRLDEEELAVLQRTIGIAFQSSGLFNSMTVGDNVALPLREYGNMDEELIEAVVRMKLSFVGLGDSAHLMPSELSGGMRKRAGLARAIALDPPLVFFDEPSAGLDPIMAAGLDRLILDMRKLLGLTFVIVTHELDSIREVADRILMLDRGKVIFTGTLEEAESTRVERVRQLFDRRPDEFIAQRNV; translated from the coding sequence ATGGACAGGCACGGCGAGACAGTGCGGGCCACGCCCATCATCGAGGTGAAGAATCTCATCACCTACTACGGGGAAACCCTTATCCTGGATGATGTCTCCTGCGCCGTCTACCCGGGCGAGATCTTCGTCATCATCGGCGGCAGCGGATGCGGCAAGACCACCCTGCTGCGCCACATGTGCGGCCTCCTCCGGGCGAGTGCGGGCAGCATTGTCTATCGAGACCAGGATCTCACCCGCCTCGACGAGGAAGAATTGGCGGTTCTGCAGCGGACCATCGGGATCGCCTTTCAATCAAGCGGACTGTTCAACTCCATGACCGTCGGCGACAACGTCGCCCTCCCCCTGAGGGAATACGGCAATATGGATGAGGAATTGATCGAGGCGGTCGTGCGCATGAAGCTGAGCTTTGTGGGGCTGGGCGACTCCGCCCATCTCATGCCCAGCGAGCTTTCCGGAGGCATGCGCAAGCGGGCGGGCCTCGCGCGGGCCATCGCGCTGGATCCTCCACTGGTCTTTTTCGATGAACCCTCCGCGGGGCTTGACCCCATCATGGCGGCGGGGCTTGATCGCCTTATCCTGGACATGCGAAAGCTCCTCGGGCTCACGTTCGTCATCGTGACCCACGAGCTCGATTCCATCCGGGAAGTGGCCGACCGAATTCTCATGCTCGACCGGGGCAAAGTCATCTTTACGGGCACCCTGGAGGAGGCTGAAAGCACCCGCGTGGAACGGGTGCGACAGCTCTTCGACCGTCGGCCCGATGAATTCATCGCGCAGCGAAACGTATAG